Proteins found in one Promicromonospora sukumoe genomic segment:
- a CDS encoding sugar ABC transporter substrate-binding protein — protein MRRSILTAAVLTTTLALAACAGGAAEQAGGEESAAPNGEGATLTVWVDETRQAAVEEAAVGFEETTGADVEVVLKNFEDIRPDFLAQVPTGKGPDITVGAHDWLGELTTNGVVAPIELGDTAGAFEPVSVSAFTQDGQVYGLPYAVENIALIRNTELAPEAPATWDDAIAAGKDAGTKYPLLIQTSTEGDPYTFYPLQTSFGAPVFEQNEDGSYKPELALGGEGGTAFAEWLAEQGDAGNLSTDVTYDIALAAFAKGESPFIVGGPWMLESFGDLDLAIDPIPSAGGEPAQPFVGVAGFYVSAQSENALLANDFLVNYMATPEAQLALYEAGDRPPALIEAADTASEDPITAGFREVGADAVPMPSLPEMGAVWAYWGVTEAAIVSGKSDPAKAWDKMVDDIQGEIG, from the coding sequence ATGCGACGGAGCATCCTGACCGCCGCTGTCCTGACCACGACGCTGGCGCTGGCCGCCTGCGCGGGCGGCGCGGCGGAGCAAGCGGGCGGCGAGGAGTCGGCCGCACCGAACGGCGAGGGCGCGACCCTCACCGTGTGGGTCGACGAGACCCGCCAGGCCGCCGTGGAGGAGGCCGCTGTCGGCTTCGAGGAGACCACGGGCGCCGACGTCGAGGTGGTCCTGAAGAACTTCGAGGACATCCGCCCCGACTTCCTGGCGCAGGTGCCCACGGGCAAGGGCCCCGACATCACCGTCGGCGCGCACGACTGGCTGGGCGAGCTCACGACCAACGGCGTCGTGGCCCCGATCGAGCTCGGCGACACCGCCGGCGCCTTCGAGCCCGTCTCGGTCTCGGCGTTCACGCAGGACGGCCAGGTCTACGGCCTGCCCTACGCGGTGGAGAACATCGCGCTGATCCGTAACACGGAGCTCGCCCCGGAGGCCCCGGCCACCTGGGACGACGCCATCGCGGCCGGCAAGGACGCCGGCACCAAGTACCCGCTGCTGATCCAGACCTCCACCGAGGGTGACCCCTACACCTTCTATCCGCTGCAGACGTCGTTCGGCGCCCCGGTCTTCGAGCAGAACGAGGACGGCTCGTACAAGCCCGAGCTCGCTCTCGGCGGCGAGGGCGGCACCGCATTCGCGGAGTGGCTCGCGGAGCAGGGCGACGCCGGCAACCTGAGCACCGACGTCACCTACGACATCGCGCTGGCGGCCTTCGCCAAGGGCGAGTCGCCCTTCATCGTGGGCGGCCCGTGGATGCTGGAGTCGTTCGGCGACCTCGACCTGGCGATCGACCCGATCCCGAGCGCCGGCGGCGAGCCCGCCCAGCCGTTCGTGGGCGTGGCCGGCTTCTACGTGAGCGCGCAGAGCGAGAACGCGCTGCTCGCCAACGACTTCCTGGTCAACTACATGGCGACCCCCGAGGCGCAGCTCGCGCTGTACGAGGCGGGCGACCGCCCGCCGGCCCTCATCGAGGCCGCCGACACCGCCTCCGAGGACCCGATCACCGCGGGCTTCCGTGAGGTCGGCGCCGACGCCGTCCCGATGCCGTCGCTGCCCGAGATGGGTGCCGTGTGGGCGTACTGGGGCGTGACCGAGGCCGCGATCGTCTCCGGCAAGTCCGACCCGGCCAAGGCCTGGGACAAGATGGTCGACGACATCCAGGGCGAGATCGGTTGA